The Spirosoma sp. SC4-14 DNA window TTTATTTACTGACCGAACTGCTGCCATTAGCCCCGGCGCACTCTCTGCCCGATCTGCTCAACGGCCAGGGAATCGTTTACCATCAGCGTACCATCTGGACTCCCCGCCAGCATCGCACGCTGAGCCAGGCACGGGTCTTGCTGGCCCCTTACCGCGATCGGGCTTTGTGGTATAAAGCACTGGATAAATACACTACGCTTTCGCCCGATTTGCGTCTTTTTTCGCTCAAAAATGGGGGCGGCTGGAATTCACAGGTTAGCAGCTATGTGATGCGTGAGCGGCTCAATCTGTTTCAGGAAGCCCTGGCCTAAGCGTTCTTTCTGACAGGATTAACAGGATTTGCAGGATTCTATATGAATAAAAGTCCTGCAAATCCTGTTAATCCTGTCAGAAAATAAGTACTAAATTGGGGCTTTGTATCAGTCCATGCACAATAGCCTCATGAACCGTCGACGTTTTATTAAAACCAGTTCAGTTGTTTCGGTATCAGCTACTGCGGTGGCCGCAACCGCCTGCTCATCCCCAAAAACCTCAGATACAGAAAATAAAGATACGCCCTATGTGGACGACTTTGCCCTGAATGAGTTGACTATCAATGATCTGCAGCAGAAAATGAAGTCGGGTGAGTACACGTCCGAAGCGATCACCAAACTCTACCTGGATCGTATTGATGCCATCGACAAAAAGGGACCAGCTCTGAACGCGGTCATTGAGGTGAATCCGGATGCGCTGGCCATCGCAAAAACGATGGATCAGGAGCGGAAAGACGGCAAACTTCGCGGTCCGATGCACGGCATTCCGGTGCTTATCAAAGATAATATCGATACGGGCGACCAGATGATGACCACTGCTGGTTCGCTGGCCCTCGAAGGGCATAAAGCGGCTGGCGATGCGTTTATTGTTGCGCAGCTGCGAAAGGCGGGCGCGGTCATTTTGGGCAAAACCAATCTGAGCGAGTGGGCCAATTTTCGGTCCAGCCGTTCGACCAGTGGCTGGAGTAGTCGCGGTGGCCAGACCCGCAATCCGTATGTGCTGGGCCGCAACCCAAGCGGTTCCAGCTCAGGTTCTGGCTCGGCAACATCGGCCAACTTATGTGCTGTTGCCGTAGGAACCGAAACCGATGGGTCCATCATTGCGCCCTCTTCGCATTGTGGATTGGTTGGCCTCAAACCGACAGTTGGTCTGGTTAGTCGCAGCGGCATTATTCCCATCTCGCAAACGCAGGACACCGCCGGACCCATGACCCGAACCGTAACTGACGCAGCTATTTTGCTGGGGGCGCTGGTGGGTGTCGATCCCGCGGATGCCGTTACGCTCGGAAGCCGGGGCAAAAGCGCAGCCGATTACACCCAATTTCTGAAAGCAGACGCGTTGGCGGGCAAACGGATTGGTATCGAAAAATCGTTTCTGGAAGGGCATGAAGACGTAGTGGCCTTGTACAAAGCCGCCATTGACGTACTGAAGAAACAGGGCGCTACGGTTGTGGAGGTCGAGTTGCGCAAAGAGCTTCGGGAGACGGGCAATGCGGAATTTACGGTGCTGCAATATGAATTCAAAGATGGGCTGAACCGCTACCTGGCGAAGGCCAATGCTAGCGTAAAATCCCTGGCCGACGTGATTGCTTTCAACAAGAAGAACCAAGCCAAAGCGATGCCGTACTTCAAACAGGAAACGCTCGAAAGCAGCGAAGCAAAAGGAGACCTGAGCAGTAAGGAATACACCGACGCGTTAGCTAAAACCCGCAGTTGGCGCCAACGTATCGACCAGTTGATGACGACACATAAGCTGGATGCCATTGGCGGAACCAGCATCGGCCCGGCAGGCTGCATCGACCTCATCAACGGCGACTATGACACGGGCTTTTATTTCTGCCAACCAGCCGCCATGGCTGGTTATCCGCATCTGACCATCCCGATGGGAATGGTTCACGGCCTCCCCGTCGGCTTCTCCCTCATCGCCGGAGCGTATCAGGAAGGCCCCTTACTCGCCCTGGGCTACGCTTACGAGCAGTTTTCGAAGAAGCGAGTGCGGCCGGGGTTTGTGGAGTCGTTGATTCCGGGCTAGAATCAGCGAATACACGCTAGAGTCGGGTAGATCAGAGCCGCATCACTTATTTATGTCTGTGATGCGGCTACGCAGATAAACACATAGCTGCCTGCAACTTTTTAAGCAACTTACAAATCATTCTGCCATTAATATGTTTTACATAGTACTATTTTATACCTTTATCTAAAACTAGCTATTATGCATAAAAACTGGATACAATGGTTTGAAATACCCGTTTATCAGTTCGACAAGGCCAGGGCATTTTACGAGGCTGTTTTTCAGGTTGAACTACAGGTCATTGATTTGGGGGCACTGACGATGGCCATGTTTCCGCCTGAAATTGCATCGGGAGCACTCTGTCAGGGAGAATGGTATCACCCCTCCTCAGATGGGGTCACCCTGCATGTGCCCGTTGCCGATATCGACCTGGCGCTTCAACAGGTCGAGCAAATGGGCGGGCATATTTTACAGCCTAAAAAACAAATATCGACCGAATTAGGCTATATGGCCCTTATAAAGGATTGTGAAGGAAATCGCCTGGCCTTGCGTGCTACATACTAACGTATTGCCCCTTTTTAGCCATTCCAGCAATTGTGCAACCATTAAGATCGGCCTTTTTTAAGGTTAGCTCTGAAAATCTGCCTCAAATTTAAGGTCATAGGAGATAGCTAACCTTAAAAAAGGCGGATTTCGAGGTTTAGCTCTGGTTGCGCCTGCGTCAAAATCACGATAGCTTTCTGCGCTAATAGAGCTGGTTTTATATCATCGTCTTCATCCATTCCCCAGATATAGGCATGGGCTGGATTGTCAAAACCGTGATGCTCAACCGTACACGGGTCATGAAACGTGGCTAAACCTATTGCCAGAACATCTTTGTTAGCCAATGAAGCCAGTGCAAACTTACTGAGGTCGCGTACAGATTGCTGGGGAGTGGTCAGGCTAGCCACATCGACGGATAGCTTTCCTTCATCTTTGGGTCTGAGTTTGAAGTTTCTCGCTACCATCAGGATCAACATATTTGTGCCAGGGCGAGCGGTATATACTTCGGTATAGTTGTTCTTCGTCGGCTACGGGGGTACTGTTCATTCAGTACAAATTATCGGTTAAGCCATTGTAAGGTTTCCCGCAACGACTCCGGGGTTAGCGGCCCTTGTTGCGGGGCTTCGTTCGGCCCGATGCGAACAAATTTGATTCGATTGTTTGGGTATGTCAGCAACTCAGCCGACTTATCGCCATTACGAAGATTAATCATAATTTCCCCTAATGGTCCAGGCGACGTGTGGTAAATTGGCTGGCCGGTTGCCGTAAGCAGCAGCGCAATATCGAGTGCCGCCAATACGGTTTGATGCGTAGGCGCAATAGCTCCATCCTCATCCCAGTTATCCACGAGTTGCTGATACGCAATGATAGCAGTCAAATGCTGACGATTGGACGATGGTAAACCCTCAACGGATTGCGTTGTACTGATTTCCCTCGCCAAAATATCCTGCGCGAAGTCAAGTGTATCAAACATAAATGAATTGAGTCAGCTCTTGACTGTGTACTGTTGTTGATTAAATTTATCAAATATGGGCGCATTTTCAAAATTAGGCTAGTCCATAGTTCACTTTATTTCCAGAAAATAGTCTATACTGACAGCCATTATCATACAGAATTCTAAGCTCAATTGCCGAATGAGTCAGGCAAAACCGTTACCCACCATAAAACCAGCAAAAAACTATGCGTGTAGAAGACTTATCACCCCAAACACTCGACCGGATCAAGCTAAGCCGTTGGGATCGGATTATTGAGAAACACGAAGGTCCCGAAACATGGGCGTGGAAGTTTAAAACGTATCAGCCCGACGATATGATTTTCCGCTGGGACCCCAACTTCGATCCGGTTGCCGCTCGTCCACAGTTCATGCAGATAGGCGACCAATGGGTACTTTTGCCCGTCAGCCGAAGCCACCATCCGAACATCACTATCCTGCATCATTTTCGGAGCGAAGACCACACCAAACTAGTCATTTACCTTAAAGACACAACCTACGACGATAGCTTATTCGGAGCTGGATTTATCGCCATCGGCGACCTCCAACCGGAAGGCTTTTACCTGACTACACTCTACCATGAATGGTTCATCATCGATTATGACGCCGAAGCAAAGGCTACGTTTGGTAAAGAAACTAACTAGTTAGCTCTTATTTGAGAGAAAACGTATCGAAATCATCGATTACCAGAGACGAAGAAAAGTCAGAGTGAAATCTAGCAATCATTAAAATCCGAGTCCATTCTTTATCTTAGGAGAATGGAATATTATTTAGGCACAACAGACTGGCGTTGGTATAATTATTTGACCAAACAGGCTCCAGAAGATGTAAACTTTTGGCAGCCTGGAGGTCGCAGTGCATTTCGTGTTCTTAATCCTGGTGGTGCTTTCTTATTCAAATTAAAAAGTCCATACAACGCTATTGGTGGAATCGGTTTTTTCGCTGCCCAAAGTCAAATTCCACTCTCAACCGCTTGGGATACGTTTCAGTCAAGAAACGGTTTTGATACATTAGAAGAATTTCGGTCAGTTATTCAGAAATATCGTCGCAACTCAGAGCGCAATCCGACTATTGGCTGCATAGCCCTAACTAATCCCGTATTTTTTGAGAAAGAGGATTGGATTCCAACCCCTGAAAATTGGAGTCCAAGCATCGTACAAGGGAAGACATACAGTACACAAGATGAAATCGGTCTAAAACTATGGCAACAAACCGAAACTGTGCTAAAACGCTATTTGACTTCTAGCCTGGACACTAAAAATTCATTTGCAGTAGCAGAAGAAAGCCCACAATATGGAAATTCGATATTGCGCAAAGTGAGAATTGGTCAAGGCGCATTTCGCCTTTCAGTAATAGACGCATATAATAAACGATGCGCTATTACGGGTGAGAAAACTCTACCTGTTCTGGAAGCTGCACATATCAAACCTTTTGCAGAATCTGGCCCTAATCAGACTTCTAACGGCTTACTACTTCGTTCTGACATGCATAAACTGTTTGATAATGGCTACATCACAATTACTCCTGAGTTCAGAATAGAGGTGAGCAAGCGAATTAAAGAAGAGTTTGACAATGGGCGAGAATATTATCAGTATCATGGAAAAAACTTACTAATACTACCTGAATCAGAGATTAATAAGCCTTTACCATTATATTTAGATTACCACAATACAGCAATTTTCAGGCCTTAACTCTTATTATTTTCTAACAACAATCGCGTGAACTCAGTATTTTACTATAGCCTCCTGCAATATCGGTACGCCCAGTCGCTGGGCGAAGTACTGAATGTTGGCGTGTTGCTACTGTTTCCTGAGCAACGCACCGCTACATTTCTCCACCCCGAACGGCTAGGCCGCATTCGAAAGCTTTACCCCAAGTTTTCAGAAAAGGTTATCCGCTCCTATTTCAAGGGTATTGTTGCCCGTACCAATCTATTAACCAAACAGCCGGAAGTCTTTGCGGATTACGAAGCTCATCCAAGACAACTGATTGATAATGAAATTCTGATTCGGGATAGCAGTGCGTTACAGTTTGGCGAATTAAAAACGGCTGTGCTGTATACGGAAGATCTAACGGCTATCAGCGAGCAGTTCTATAAACTCTATCTCTCGTTTTATGAGGAGAGCGAACATCAGGTTCGTCATGATGAGAGCTATTTGCTGAAAGAATACCAGAAACGGCTTCAGCGTCGTCTGAACGGATTGCTTTCCCGCGAAGCATTTGAACGACCTGTTACGGTTAAACCCGAAGGCACAAACTTTTCCTATCAATTCGCCTTTGCCTGGCAAAACGGGAGCTTTAATCTGGTAAAGCCCGTCAGTTTCGACTTGAAATTAGAGCAGTCCATTACAGACAAAGCGACGCTCAACGTAGGGCAATTTACCGTCTTACGCCCTTACGCAGAACAGCATAACGCGCGTTTTGATGTCTTGGTAGCTCGGCCAAAAGATCGGCAGTTGTATAAACCTTACGATCACGCGATTCAACTTTTGGCCGATCAGCCACATGTCAAAATTGTTGAAGAAGAGCAGTTGGACAGTTACTCCGCAAAAACAGCTGAAGCTTTAACGTAATCATTACTTTATGATCAACTAATCTTCATCAACCGCCCATCCAACGGCAACGGACGCTGGGAGAAGTGACAAACACTTTTAATTAGTGGGCTCCTTCAATAGCTTACAAAATCCAGCAAAGTCAATAAGGCCTACTTTTG harbors:
- a CDS encoding amidase — its product is MNRRRFIKTSSVVSVSATAVAATACSSPKTSDTENKDTPYVDDFALNELTINDLQQKMKSGEYTSEAITKLYLDRIDAIDKKGPALNAVIEVNPDALAIAKTMDQERKDGKLRGPMHGIPVLIKDNIDTGDQMMTTAGSLALEGHKAAGDAFIVAQLRKAGAVILGKTNLSEWANFRSSRSTSGWSSRGGQTRNPYVLGRNPSGSSSGSGSATSANLCAVAVGTETDGSIIAPSSHCGLVGLKPTVGLVSRSGIIPISQTQDTAGPMTRTVTDAAILLGALVGVDPADAVTLGSRGKSAADYTQFLKADALAGKRIGIEKSFLEGHEDVVALYKAAIDVLKKQGATVVEVELRKELRETGNAEFTVLQYEFKDGLNRYLAKANASVKSLADVIAFNKKNQAKAMPYFKQETLESSEAKGDLSSKEYTDALAKTRSWRQRIDQLMTTHKLDAIGGTSIGPAGCIDLINGDYDTGFYFCQPAAMAGYPHLTIPMGMVHGLPVGFSLIAGAYQEGPLLALGYAYEQFSKKRVRPGFVESLIPG
- a CDS encoding VOC family protein, which produces MHKNWIQWFEIPVYQFDKARAFYEAVFQVELQVIDLGALTMAMFPPEIASGALCQGEWYHPSSDGVTLHVPVADIDLALQQVEQMGGHILQPKKQISTELGYMALIKDCEGNRLALRATY
- a CDS encoding HNH endonuclease; this translates as MEYYLGTTDWRWYNYLTKQAPEDVNFWQPGGRSAFRVLNPGGAFLFKLKSPYNAIGGIGFFAAQSQIPLSTAWDTFQSRNGFDTLEEFRSVIQKYRRNSERNPTIGCIALTNPVFFEKEDWIPTPENWSPSIVQGKTYSTQDEIGLKLWQQTETVLKRYLTSSLDTKNSFAVAEESPQYGNSILRKVRIGQGAFRLSVIDAYNKRCAITGEKTLPVLEAAHIKPFAESGPNQTSNGLLLRSDMHKLFDNGYITITPEFRIEVSKRIKEEFDNGREYYQYHGKNLLILPESEINKPLPLYLDYHNTAIFRP
- a CDS encoding DUF3037 domain-containing protein — encoded protein: MNSVFYYSLLQYRYAQSLGEVLNVGVLLLFPEQRTATFLHPERLGRIRKLYPKFSEKVIRSYFKGIVARTNLLTKQPEVFADYEAHPRQLIDNEILIRDSSALQFGELKTAVLYTEDLTAISEQFYKLYLSFYEESEHQVRHDESYLLKEYQKRLQRRLNGLLSREAFERPVTVKPEGTNFSYQFAFAWQNGSFNLVKPVSFDLKLEQSITDKATLNVGQFTVLRPYAEQHNARFDVLVARPKDRQLYKPYDHAIQLLADQPHVKIVEEEQLDSYSAKTAEALT